In a single window of the Agrobacterium vitis genome:
- a CDS encoding Re/Si-specific NAD(P)(+) transhydrogenase subunit alpha, whose amino-acid sequence MTIGSPKELYAGEARVAMTPDSAQQLQKLGYACLIETGAGKAAGFSDDAYRKAGVTVADTAQALYAQADVIAKVRPPESTEIAQLQPGKTLISFFYPAQNAALLEEARTKGANVIAMDMVPRISRAQKMDALSSMANIAGYRAVIEAGNNFGRFFTGQVTAAGKVPPAKVLIIGAGVAGLAAIGTATSLGAIVYAFDVRPEVAEQIESMGAQFVYLEFEATQDGAATGGYAAPSSPEFREKQLAKFRELAPDIDIVITTALIPGRDAPKLWLADMVASMKPGSVIIDLAAERGGNCDLTVADQRVVSDNGVIVIGYTDFPSRMAAQSSTLYSTNIRHMMTDLTPAKDGKLVHNMEDDVIRGATVTFDGAITYPPPPPKVQAIAAAKPKEKVKELTHDEKRAKETADFKAQTANQVKLLAIGTAVMLLVGAFAPVSFMSHFIVFVLACFIGFQVIWGVSHSLHTPLMAVTNAISGIVILGALLQIGSSNWLVVTLAALSVLIATINIVGGFLVTRRMLAMFQKS is encoded by the coding sequence TTGACAATAGGCTCACCAAAAGAATTATATGCTGGCGAAGCGCGCGTTGCGATGACGCCCGACAGCGCACAACAATTGCAGAAACTCGGGTATGCATGCCTGATCGAAACAGGCGCCGGCAAGGCTGCGGGTTTTTCCGATGATGCCTACCGCAAAGCGGGTGTTACGGTTGCCGACACCGCGCAAGCGCTCTATGCGCAGGCGGATGTGATCGCCAAGGTTCGTCCCCCGGAATCGACTGAAATTGCCCAGTTGCAGCCTGGAAAAACCCTGATCTCCTTCTTTTATCCCGCGCAGAATGCCGCGCTTCTGGAAGAAGCCAGGACCAAGGGCGCCAATGTGATCGCCATGGACATGGTGCCGCGCATCTCGCGCGCCCAGAAAATGGACGCCTTGTCCTCCATGGCCAATATTGCCGGTTATCGCGCCGTGATTGAGGCGGGCAATAATTTTGGCCGGTTCTTCACCGGGCAGGTGACGGCAGCGGGCAAGGTTCCTCCAGCCAAGGTGTTGATCATTGGTGCCGGTGTCGCCGGTCTTGCCGCGATTGGTACGGCGACGTCTCTGGGCGCCATCGTCTATGCGTTCGACGTTCGCCCTGAAGTGGCCGAGCAGATCGAGAGCATGGGTGCGCAATTCGTCTATCTCGAATTCGAAGCCACTCAGGATGGTGCGGCGACCGGCGGTTATGCGGCGCCGTCTTCACCTGAATTCCGCGAAAAGCAGCTGGCGAAATTCCGCGAGCTGGCCCCCGATATCGATATCGTCATCACCACGGCTCTCATCCCAGGCCGGGATGCGCCAAAGCTGTGGCTGGCCGATATGGTGGCCTCCATGAAGCCCGGCTCTGTCATTATCGACCTTGCCGCCGAGCGGGGCGGCAATTGCGATCTGACGGTGGCCGACCAGCGGGTGGTGTCCGACAACGGCGTTATTGTCATTGGTTACACGGATTTTCCGAGCCGGATGGCGGCGCAGTCCTCGACGCTCTATTCCACGAATATTCGTCATATGATGACGGATCTGACGCCGGCCAAGGATGGCAAGCTCGTTCACAACATGGAAGACGACGTTATCAGGGGCGCGACCGTGACCTTTGATGGCGCGATCACCTATCCGCCACCGCCGCCCAAGGTGCAGGCGATTGCCGCCGCCAAGCCGAAGGAAAAGGTCAAGGAACTGACCCATGATGAAAAGCGGGCCAAGGAGACGGCAGATTTCAAGGCGCAGACCGCCAATCAGGTCAAGCTGCTGGCGATTGGTACGGCTGTGATGCTTCTGGTAGGTGCGTTTGCACCTGTCAGCTTCATGAGCCATTTCATTGTGTTCGTTCTGGCCTGCTTCATTGGCTTCCAGGTGATCTGGGGTGTCAGCCATTCGCTGCATACGCCGCTGATGGCGGTGACCAACGCGATTTCCGGTATCGTCATTCTGGGCGCATTGTTGCAGATCGGCTCCAGCAACTGGCTGGTGGTGACGCTGGCGGCACTGTCCGTGCTGATTGCGACGATCAATATCGTCGGCGGCTTCCTCGTGACA
- a CDS encoding LysR family transcriptional regulator codes for MNNTPANRLQPKHFTLIKAIGELGQLSLAAGQVSMTQPAASRMLAEIERIVGAAVFLRTPKGMEATEVGAALVRRSEILLQEMREAMREVDAIKRGASGTVSVGAVTGGALGYIVPAISTLKAEARTADIYVDVAPSGTLISNLVSGQFDFVLGRIPVGVDARQFHIRHARTEEVDLIVHQSHPLANASDLGMTDLLHFPWVMQGPGAPVRQAVENAFIDAGTMLPVDVVNTTSLLVMIAMIAASNAITPLSREVSDLLCRQTTGAGLCCLKIRRPIIVLPYHMISMKNRHMSTLAARLQDLVLQEFTTR; via the coding sequence CGGCGGGCCAGGTGTCGATGACCCAGCCTGCGGCATCGCGCATGCTGGCCGAGATCGAACGGATCGTCGGCGCGGCGGTATTCCTGCGCACGCCCAAGGGCATGGAGGCGACCGAAGTGGGGGCAGCCTTGGTGCGGCGCTCGGAAATCCTGCTTCAGGAAATGCGCGAGGCGATGCGCGAGGTGGACGCAATCAAGCGCGGCGCATCCGGCACGGTCAGTGTCGGGGCGGTAACGGGCGGGGCGCTCGGCTATATCGTGCCGGCCATCAGCACCCTGAAGGCGGAAGCACGCACTGCCGATATTTATGTCGATGTGGCCCCGAGCGGTACGCTGATCTCCAATCTCGTTTCGGGACAGTTCGATTTTGTGCTGGGGCGGATCCCCGTTGGTGTCGATGCCCGTCAATTCCATATTCGTCACGCCCGAACAGAGGAAGTGGATCTGATCGTCCACCAAAGCCACCCCCTGGCCAATGCGAGTGATCTCGGCATGACCGACCTGCTGCATTTTCCCTGGGTGATGCAGGGGCCGGGCGCGCCGGTGCGCCAGGCCGTTGAAAACGCCTTTATCGATGCGGGAACAATGCTGCCGGTAGATGTTGTCAACACCACCTCGCTGTTAGTGATGATTGCGATGATTGCCGCGTCCAACGCGATCACGCCGCTGTCGCGGGAAGTCTCGGACCTGCTCTGTCGGCAGACGACAGGGGCCGGGCTGTGCTGTCTGAAAATCCGGCGGCCGATTATCGTCCTGCCTTATCATATGATCAGCATGAAAAACCGGCATATGTCGACGCTGGCCGCCCGTCTTCAGGACCTCGTCCTTCAGGAATTCACCACGCGCTGA